The sequence below is a genomic window from Sphingomonas naphthae.
ATATGGGCGGGGATCGTGAAGCCATCGCCCAGGCCCGCAGCTCGGGCTGCCGTCAAAACGGCGCGATCTTTGGCACTAAGCGCGATCATCGTCGCGACGTTCGACCATGCGAAGCCGACTGTTGTGGTATGGCTTGCACGATGGATGGGGTCAGAAGCGTATAAGCGCCCTTCTTCGAAAGCCTCGACCCATTCGCGCGGATAGTGAACGAGCCGCATGGCTGTGCCATCAACCGCCAACAGATCGATATGATGAACCAAAGCGAAATATCGAAAGCCCATTTGTCCCGTGATCTCATGGACAAGGTCCATGAGTGCCTGCGGGGTGGAAGCGGCCCTTGCCGCCGTGCAGAAAGCCTGCACTTCGGCAAGGGTGATCATGGGCCGCGAAAAGCCTGTTACACGAGCGCTTCGATATTGAGATGCCCGTCACGAACTGCACGCAGGACCAATTGGGTGCGCCGCCGCACGCCATATCGACGGCGGGCCGCCTCAACATATTCATGGACCGTATCGCGGCTCAATCCCAGGATCTGCGCGATCTCCCAATCGCTCTTGCCTTGCGCCACGAGCGCAATGCAATCGATTTGCCGGGGACTGAGCGGCACTGGCACATTCGCGAGAGCGTCAGTTTCCAGAAGACCGCGAGCGCGCTCAAAGGCTGTCGTGCCGATCAGCCGGGCCGTCAGCATGTCCTCGCTGGATAATGCCTGATCCGATTGGCGAGCAACAGTGAACATCGCGTCGGGCTCGTCCGCCATCCTAATCGGCATCGAATAGCCGGCAGACAGGCCATGCGCGCGGCCGCGCTCGAGTATTGAGATCTGACGAGCGGTTGGAAGGATGTAATCGCCGATGCGGTCCCATGTCAGACCCGAAACCGAGCGCGCGCACGCCGCATGAACCGGGTCATCCATATAGAGCCGGGTTTCGATAATCTCTTCGATCCAGCGCGTGGGATAGGTCGTGAGCATCAACGCGTTTTTGCTACGTCGCATCAGATCGACATTGTGCAACAAAGCAAACCATCTGAATCCGAACTGTCGGATGGCTGCATCTAACATGGCAGAGAGTTGTTCTA
It includes:
- a CDS encoding helix-turn-helix transcriptional regulator, with translation MMRKCHDRGRLSDISAFEAHSRTATTLEQLSAMLDAAIRQFGFRWFALLHNVDLMRRSKNALMLTTYPTRWIEEIIETRLYMDDPVHAACARSVSGLTWDRIGDYILPTARQISILERGRAHGLSAGYSMPIRMADEPDAMFTVARQSDQALSSEDMLTARLIGTTAFERARGLLETDALANVPVPLSPRQIDCIALVAQGKSDWEIAQILGLSRDTVHEYVEAARRRYGVRRRTQLVLRAVRDGHLNIEALV
- a CDS encoding LuxR family transcriptional regulator, which produces MITLAEVQAFCTAARAASTPQALMDLVHEITGQMGFRYFALVHHIDLLAVDGTAMRLVHYPREWVEAFEEGRLYASDPIHRASHTTTVGFAWSNVATMIALSAKDRAVLTAARAAGLGDGFTIPAHIPGEANGSCSFAMSDGEAMDEGQLPLVQLTGSFAFEAARKIARAAAVPITPVPHLTDRQVECVALVARGKTDWEIARILGVGAETVTQHLKDARDRYDVTKRTSLVTRALFDGAISFADILRR